GTTTCACATCTTCCTCGGATTCTGACGCTTCATGTTCTGATGCTGTTGCATTATCAACCGTATCATCTTCTTTAGAATCACTTTCTTTAGTTATTTCAGTTTCTGGTGGTTTTTTCGTTACATTTTCTCGACTCGTATCTTGTTCCCTATTTTTAGTGGTGTTAACTAGTATGTTTTCTATCAACTTTATTGTATTCTCTAAAGTTTTCCGCCTTGTGACATCTTGATCTAATATATCAGACGGTTTTGCGGTTAAATCTAAATTGCGTTCAGTATTCagcttaaaattattgttatatgaTTCTTGATGCTTTAAATCTCTGTCAGGTTGGTCATTTATACCTGGAACTTCCTTTGGATCTGACTTACTTTGGAATTGGGGTATGTTAAGTGGCACTTTTTggcatatttcatttttactttCACTGTTTGGtgttttgtcaaaattttggAAATGGAATGCGCTATGGGCTTGCTGATTGTGTGCATTCAGGTTCATGGGTAACATACCATTCTGCCAGCTCATGTCCAACGTAGTAGTACTTGTGGGTGCGTTCATAAAACCATTATGAAAGAGATTGGAATGATAGTTCGGGAGAGATGGTATTTGGGGGCCAATATTCATTGATTGGTGGCCATATGGTGGAAAATTTGGTAGATTGTAGCTCCCTGTAGTCGGATGCGATGGTTGCTGAggaattttacttaaattattcaaGTTATGTGGAATGATTGGTACGTTTAGTTGTGACATGTTTATAGGCGCACCCATGTTGATAGGGGCTTCATTAGGCCCGTAAAGGCCTGTGTTATGTATCATAATCACATCAGCACAAAATAAACTCAATTAAAAGTTACTTCAAAACCTTATTTGCACAAAAACCATTAAATAAACAAGGACCGTGAAAGCCATTTTGACATTTGTTTATCCACCCATTAACCGGTAATTTATCGAAAAATGGCCGAAGGTCGTAACTTGACACATCATAATCGAATCGAAACTTAtcgtcaaattaaaattaaatctctgAAAATATTCTATGCGTTTTATAAAAACGctgttttgttacattttgttaaatttgtaGATACTTTTTCCCTTGTactaaaattagaaaaattggaaaactttgagttaaaaaaactttcttaacaaatttattagaaaCTTTATTTCCTGATAAgagaatttataaaacataactCTATTTGTGatgaaacgaaaaaaaataacaataaacaatttgGCTGATAAGGAATGACACTTGTCAAAATTCTTATTCTTTCACTCATGTCAGGTCCGTCCGTCGCTCAGTATTTTGCTTGCATTTGCattgtatattatttcattttcattatttctgttGTAGGAAATGGACGCATAATGTGGTTGAAGTGAGTCATGTTGATAAGCGTTTCCTtggtgaatctcaattaattTACACATAACGTCGTAGTGAATTAGAAATGGCGTTAACCGCCGTTGCGGAGGAGTATTTCCGCACATTGAACCCCCTGGCTTCAAAAATACACGAAGACATAGTAGAAGCGAAGAATTCTTACGAAAATATTTGGGAAACGCTTACTGAAAAGGAAAAGGTGGGTTTGTGTAATTATAGTTTCAATACTTCCATATAATTGATGTAGCGAAACAAATTACGTTCATTTCCTTGAATCAATACAAATTAGTCACGGAAGACAAAAACTTTCAAATCCATCGTAGTtcatttgcattttattacgattacattaaacaaaaaaaaaaaacttcatatCTACTATCATTCAAATAACCAttcaaaaatactgaatgattaaaaataatttcaggttgaaataataaatgaatctATAATAAAACCAGAGATAGCACTCAAATATGCTCTACTGGACACGCTAGAGTTTGATTTGAATGATCCTCCTGTCCGGAAAGATGATCTCATGTCATTCTTTGGGCGGGAACATGGTATGAAGTTGATACAAGATGAAAACGGCTCATACAGGTAAGTTTTTTAAAGGCTTATTGTACAAGACCTTAGGCCTTGAGGCTTAATGGCTGAGGGTGCACTTGgtaagatgagagagagagagattgaATGAGACATCAGTATACGtactaaatgtattttattttgtatatataaaaagtatatgacctcctggcaccaataaaaaaagaataggaccactccatcttattcccatggatgtcataaaaggcgactaagagataggcttataaacttcagattcttcttgtagatatcaattctatcattaagccacacagctgaacatggcctttcagccgTTCAATAGTTTAAAATCAATGAACTGTTACAGAGACGAACACTCCGCACCGTTCCTGTACCAAACCAGAAGCCAACTGAACCTCTGTGCATTATCGGAGCACAGAGCGAAGGAGCCGGCAAAAGCATCGTCTCCCGTGCCGGTGATGACGGAATTAGCTCTGTCGCACTCCAAGGTTGTGTGCGAACTGAAGAACGCTTTGAAGTCGCACGATGTTCTCAAAAGTTATAAGGAGGAAGCCACCTCGCCCGGTTTCATTAGCAAGCTGATGGGGAACTTCAAGAATAAGGTATGTTTTATCACGTATACTTAAGTCCGTGTGGGtatatacccttgcggggtaggcagagccaaaagttatcaaagactgaaaggcctttatgatagaattgagattcaaacaatgacaggttgctagcccatcatctaaaagaagaacagaacccgttttttttcacatattccattatttatttgctccttatagttgcagcgtgatgttatatagccttaagccttcctcgataaatggtatattcaacgcaaaaataatttttcaatctgAACCAGTAGTACCTGAGATTAGcgagttcaaacaaactcatcagctttgtaatattagtatagataataaaattatttgtttaaaactgaCTTTAGACCCATAACATTAAAGATGTACCAATATTTCTTATTCTTTCTCGTAACACAGGTTCTTCGGACACCTAGCACGGGCACCAGTTCTCTACAATCTCTTGCTGTATTGTGCATGCTATCTATAATATTAGGTTATATTTGAGTTGTTTTCGTggagaaaataaagatatttattatttatttatttattattttgaatcagGATGAAGAGCGCGAATATCTCGTGCCGTCGTCGGCGCAGACGCAGATTGTGGCGTCGTCGGACAACTTCTTCAGAACCAATTTCAAGAGTCCATCGACTGATGCCAAGTTTGAGAAGGATTATAGAAACAGCGTCCTCAAGTCGAGCAGTGGTGAGGATTTtatcatttacatacatacatacggtcacgtctatatcccttgcggggtaaacagagccaacagtcttgaaaagactgaatgaattgagattcaaatagtgacaggttgctagcctatcgcctaaaaaagaatcccaagtttgtaagcctattccttagtcgccttttaggacatccatgggaaagagatggagtggtcctattcttttttgtattggtgccgggaactacacggcaccaTCACCAccattttatcatttattcgTATATAAGTCATGTTTATATCCTTTGctgggtagacggagccagtAGTCacgaaagactgacaggccacgttcagatgttaggcttaatgatagagattcaaatagtgacatgttgttagcccatcgcctataagaagaataccaagtttataagactatcccttagtcatcttttacgacatccgtgtgagagatggagtggttctattcttttactTTTGGTACAGAATACCATACGGATTTCGATgcgaattttttaaatagatagattgattgaagaggaaggtttatatgtactATAAATGTTACCCGTTCGAAGATATAGCGTGTCGCTAGCTATAATATATAGTGATAAACAGTCTTACAAACTTTATTAACAGTACAATAACTTCTAAGTAATAAGTCTTCTAAGTtcaagtgtcgtgtggttcccaaaaaaagaaaaggaccactccatctctttccatggatgtcgtaaaggtgactaagggataggcttacaaacttgggattcttttttaggcggtgggctagcaatctgtcactatttgaatctcaattctatcattaagcc
The DNA window shown above is from Amyelois transitella isolate CPQ chromosome 30, ilAmyTran1.1, whole genome shotgun sequence and carries:
- the LOC106130995 gene encoding uncharacterized protein C1orf198 homolog yields the protein MALTAVAEEYFRTLNPLASKIHEDIVEAKNSYENIWETLTEKEKVEIINESIIKPEIALKYALLDTLEFDLNDPPVRKDDLMSFFGREHGMKLIQDENGSYRDEHSAPFLYQTRSQLNLCALSEHRAKEPAKASSPVPVMTELALSHSKVVCELKNALKSHDVLKSYKEEATSPGFISKLMGNFKNKDEEREYLVPSSAQTQIVASSDNFFRTNFKSPSTDAKFEKDYRNSVLKSSSDISEENRGLLSSSQASSTDFQSTETLTDSLPKTGYDFLDNW